Proteins encoded within one genomic window of Nordella sp. HKS 07:
- a CDS encoding YeeE/YedE family protein, with the protein MNRLVLLRLLVTLASGLIFGFGLSLSGMIDPARVLGFLDIASGNWDPSLAFVLGGAVAVALPGMMLQRRLARPLLEERFHLAEKTRIDRRLVLGSAIFGGGWGLAGFCPGPAVTGLGMGIAPIALFVVAMAAGMIAYDRLLGRGPEGGISATGLERGSGA; encoded by the coding sequence ATGAACCGCCTTGTCCTTCTTCGTCTGCTTGTGACGCTGGCGAGCGGCCTAATCTTCGGCTTCGGCCTGTCGCTTTCCGGCATGATCGATCCCGCCCGCGTGCTGGGCTTCCTCGATATCGCCAGCGGGAATTGGGATCCGAGCCTGGCTTTCGTGCTCGGCGGCGCCGTCGCCGTGGCGCTGCCCGGCATGATGCTGCAGCGCCGGCTCGCCCGGCCGCTCCTCGAAGAGCGTTTTCACCTTGCCGAAAAGACGCGGATCGATCGACGCCTTGTGCTCGGTTCGGCGATCTTCGGGGGAGGCTGGGGGCTGGCCGGTTTCTGTCCAGGCCCGGCCGTCACCGGCCTTGGCATGGGTATTGCGCCGATCGCGCTCTTCGTCGTGGCAATGGCCGCCGGAATGATTGCGTATGACCGGCTTCTTGGGCGAGGGCCTGAGGGCGGGATCAGCGCAACCGGACTTGAGCGTGGGTCAGGCGCTTGA
- a CDS encoding YeeE/YedE family protein, with translation MSAYWPSLVGGMLLGLAAMLLLLVNGRVAGISGIVGRLLQREGPAHNAAFVIGLILGPWAYGAMFGAFPAVTIVAGWPVIIVAGLLVGFGTRMGSGCTSGHGIVGLARLSPRSIAATASFLIAGVLAATLLGAFR, from the coding sequence ATGAGCGCGTACTGGCCTTCGCTCGTCGGCGGCATGCTGCTCGGGCTCGCCGCCATGCTGCTGCTCCTCGTCAATGGCCGCGTCGCCGGTATCAGCGGCATCGTCGGCCGGCTGCTGCAGCGAGAAGGGCCGGCGCACAACGCGGCCTTCGTGATCGGCCTCATTCTCGGGCCATGGGCCTATGGCGCGATGTTCGGCGCGTTTCCCGCGGTCACGATAGTGGCCGGATGGCCCGTCATCATCGTTGCCGGCCTCCTTGTCGGCTTTGGCACCCGCATGGGGTCGGGCTGCACGTCGGGGCACGGTATCGTCGGGCTGGCCCGTCTTTCGCCGCGCTCCATCGCTGCGACGGCGAGTTTCCTCATCGCTGGGGTACTGGCGGCCACGCTTTTGGGAGCTTTCCGATGA
- the bigR gene encoding sulfite-sensing transcriptional repressor BigR has protein sequence MVRPSSVEKHPRLARADMERRAEEVAGLLKTLSHPVRLMLVCTLVEGEYSVGELEEQIGVGQPTLSQQLGVLRDAEIVGTRRDAKQIFYRLADAKAAELIASLYAIFCAGEGRR, from the coding sequence ATGGTGAGGCCGTCATCGGTCGAGAAGCATCCGCGCCTGGCGCGCGCCGATATGGAACGGCGCGCGGAGGAAGTGGCGGGCCTCCTCAAGACGCTGTCGCATCCGGTGCGGCTGATGCTGGTCTGCACGCTCGTCGAAGGTGAATATTCCGTCGGCGAGTTGGAAGAGCAGATCGGGGTCGGCCAGCCGACCCTGTCGCAACAGCTGGGCGTCCTGCGCGATGCCGAGATCGTCGGGACGCGGCGCGATGCCAAACAGATATTCTATCGGCTGGCCGATGCGAAGGCGGCGGAGCTGATCGCGTCTCTCTATGCGATCTTCTGCGCCGGGGAGGGGCGGCGATGA
- the blh gene encoding bifunctional sulfur transferase/dioxygenase Blh → MPPVKITEQLSIGGQPDESAFAAFRADGYAGVINLRPDGEEPGQPGNEAESRAAKAAGLDYDFIPVTGPTITEADIRAFQEAVADTKGPVFAHCRSGTRALTLHVLGEVLDGRMKRDNVVALGRAHGFDLAGAAVWLDRQATRTPIVTGFFEARTSSIQYVVTDPATKRCAIIDPVLDFDERSGATGTMSADAVLAHVEKEGLTVEWILDTHPHADHFSAAHYLKEKTGAPTAIGSHVIDMQRLWRDLYNLPALATDGSQWDRLFAEGDSFKLGSLAGRVMFSPGHTMASITYLLGDAAFVHDTLFMPDSGTARADFPGGSATALWHSIQAILALPEDARLFTGHDYQPGGRHPRWESTVAEQKRRNSHIVDMDEQGFVAMREARDRTLPMPRLILHALQVNMRGGRLPEPEANGRRYLKFPLDALTGAAW, encoded by the coding sequence ATGCCACCTGTGAAAATCACCGAACAGCTATCTATCGGCGGACAGCCGGATGAGTCGGCGTTCGCCGCTTTCAGGGCAGACGGCTATGCCGGGGTGATCAATCTGCGCCCCGATGGGGAAGAGCCCGGCCAGCCCGGCAACGAGGCCGAGAGCCGCGCCGCAAAGGCAGCCGGCCTCGACTACGATTTCATTCCCGTGACGGGGCCGACGATCACCGAGGCCGATATCCGCGCCTTCCAGGAGGCCGTGGCCGACACAAAAGGCCCCGTCTTTGCCCATTGCCGGAGCGGGACGCGCGCGCTGACGCTGCATGTGCTCGGCGAAGTGCTGGACGGCCGCATGAAACGCGACAATGTCGTGGCGCTCGGCCGCGCGCATGGCTTCGATCTCGCCGGCGCGGCCGTGTGGCTGGACCGGCAGGCCACCCGCACGCCGATCGTGACGGGGTTCTTCGAGGCGCGGACATCGAGCATCCAATATGTCGTCACCGATCCGGCGACGAAGCGCTGCGCCATCATCGATCCGGTGCTCGACTTCGACGAGCGATCGGGCGCTACCGGGACCATGAGCGCCGACGCCGTTCTGGCCCATGTCGAAAAGGAGGGGCTCACCGTCGAATGGATTCTCGACACCCATCCGCATGCGGACCATTTCTCCGCCGCTCACTATCTGAAGGAGAAGACGGGAGCGCCGACGGCGATCGGCTCACATGTCATCGACATGCAGAGATTATGGCGCGACCTCTATAACCTTCCGGCTCTGGCGACCGACGGCTCGCAGTGGGACCGGCTGTTCGCCGAAGGCGACAGCTTCAAACTGGGCTCGCTCGCGGGCCGCGTGATGTTCTCGCCCGGCCATACGATGGCCTCCATCACCTATCTCCTCGGCGATGCGGCCTTCGTCCACGACACGCTGTTCATGCCCGATTCCGGAACCGCCCGGGCGGACTTTCCAGGCGGCAGCGCAACGGCGCTGTGGCATTCGATCCAGGCGATCCTGGCGCTTCCCGAGGACGCGCGGCTCTTCACCGGCCACGACTATCAGCCGGGCGGTCGCCATCCACGCTGGGAAAGCACGGTGGCCGAGCAGAAGCGGCGCAATTCGCATATCGTGGACATGGACGAGCAGGGCTTTGTCGCCATGCGCGAGGCGCGCGATCGCACCTTGCCGATGCCGCGCCTCATCCTGCACGCGCTGCAGGTGAACATGCGCGGCGGCCGCTTGCCGGAGCCGGAGGCGAATGGCCGGCGCTATCTCAAATTCCCTCTCGACGCGCTCACGGGGGCGGCATGGTGA
- a CDS encoding helix-turn-helix transcriptional regulator encodes MSIPSPSAALRLRTDALPEKDRIEIMREVYGRTVLKIDVDPQAPINVDMTLRGLPGIGIAIGETSQLRAHRSASLIDTDDAILLVALAGGSVMKHRGSEETVDGCQALLMRGGEVGISQIRPGGLRFVNMSFSMRRLTPLVGNADAAFMRPLPTGGGAMRLLIDYVRAVQDLNTDEPPELNSLAATHIFDLMALAMGATRDAGEIARGRGVRVARLRAIKADIVANAPQLSADEIATRHGLSPRYVRKLFESEGTSLSDYMLSQRLARAHRMLNDPRRSGQSITALAFEAGFNDLSYFNRTFRRRYGTTPSDVRAAALKVQDDR; translated from the coding sequence ATGAGCATACCTAGTCCGTCCGCCGCGCTGCGCTTGCGGACCGATGCGCTTCCGGAGAAAGACCGTATCGAGATCATGCGCGAGGTCTATGGCAGGACGGTGCTCAAAATCGATGTCGACCCGCAGGCGCCAATCAATGTCGACATGACACTGCGCGGCCTGCCCGGCATCGGCATCGCCATCGGTGAAACGTCGCAATTGCGCGCCCATCGGTCAGCCTCCCTGATCGACACTGACGACGCTATCCTGCTGGTGGCACTCGCGGGCGGCAGTGTCATGAAACATCGCGGTTCGGAAGAAACGGTCGACGGGTGTCAGGCACTGCTGATGAGGGGCGGCGAGGTGGGCATCAGCCAGATCCGGCCAGGTGGCCTGCGCTTCGTCAATATGAGCTTCTCGATGCGTCGCCTGACGCCGCTGGTCGGCAACGCGGACGCCGCGTTCATGCGCCCCTTACCGACCGGTGGCGGCGCCATGCGGCTGCTGATCGACTATGTGAGGGCGGTGCAGGATCTCAATACCGATGAGCCTCCCGAACTCAACAGCCTGGCGGCGACACATATCTTCGATCTCATGGCGCTCGCCATGGGCGCGACGCGTGATGCGGGTGAGATCGCCAGAGGTCGGGGCGTTCGCGTGGCGCGGCTGCGCGCCATCAAGGCCGACATCGTGGCGAACGCTCCACAGCTCAGCGCCGATGAGATCGCGACCCGCCATGGGCTGTCGCCGCGCTATGTGCGTAAACTGTTCGAGAGCGAGGGCACATCGCTCTCCGACTATATGCTGTCGCAGCGCCTTGCCCGCGCCCATCGCATGCTGAACGATCCGCGCCGCTCCGGCCAAAGCATTACAGCACTTGCATTCGAGGCCGGATTCAACGATCTGTCTTACTTCAACCGCACCTTCAGGCGCCGCTACGGAACGACACCGAGCGACGTGCGCGCCGCAGCGCTCAAGGTGCAAGACGACAGATGA
- a CDS encoding trans-aconitate 2-methyltransferase: protein MKTSAPSATVLTQYAQGYDAMRRRLIPCFNAFYGAGLRLIEEWMSAHAFRMLDLGAGTGLFSAMILERFPKAEIHLIDASIGMLDQARERFQGNPSITYGMADMAGADLGGPWDLIVSALAIHHLEDRAKQDLFARIAAALRPGGLFVNAEQVLGPTAAAEARYVRFWHEDIRALGVPEAEIARAAERMAFDRCATVEAQLVWMRDAGLSDVDCSFTSWRFAVLSGRRA from the coding sequence ATGAAGACATCCGCCCCCTCCGCTACGGTTTTAACCCAATATGCGCAAGGCTACGACGCGATGCGCCGCCGCCTCATCCCCTGCTTCAACGCGTTCTACGGGGCCGGCCTTCGCCTCATCGAGGAATGGATGAGCGCGCACGCTTTTCGCATGCTCGATCTCGGCGCCGGCACCGGGCTGTTCTCCGCCATGATCCTCGAGCGCTTCCCGAAAGCCGAAATCCACCTGATCGACGCCTCCATCGGCATGCTCGATCAGGCGAGGGAGCGTTTTCAAGGTAATCCATCCATCACCTATGGCATGGCGGATATGGCGGGCGCCGACCTCGGCGGCCCGTGGGATCTCATCGTCTCGGCGCTGGCCATCCACCATCTGGAAGATCGCGCCAAGCAGGATCTCTTCGCCCGCATCGCCGCCGCCCTGCGGCCGGGCGGCCTGTTTGTCAATGCCGAGCAGGTTCTGGGACCGACAGCCGCGGCGGAAGCGCGCTATGTCCGCTTCTGGCACGAGGACATCCGTGCGCTCGGCGTGCCTGAGGCAGAGATCGCGCGGGCGGCAGAGCGCATGGCCTTCGACCGCTGCGCCACGGTCGAGGCGCAACTCGTCTGGATGCGCGATGCGGGACTGAGCGATGTCGATTGCAGCTTCACGTCCTGGCGCTTCGCGGTGCTGAGCGGGCGCCGCGCCTGA
- the arsB gene encoding ACR3 family arsenite efflux transporter: MSIFERFLTLWVALCIIAGVALGHFLPGLFHAIGAAEIAKVNIPVAVLIWLMIIPMLLKIDFAALGEVGRHWRGIGVTLFINWAVKPFSMALLGWLFIGWVFREHLPADQIDSYIAGLIILAAAPCTAMVFVWSNLTKGEPHFTLSQVALNDAIMVVAFAPIVALLLGLSAITVPWDTLALSVGLYIVIPVVIAQLVRRGLLASGGQVALDSLLKTLQPLSLLALLATLVLLFGFQGEQIIAQPLVIAMLAVPILIQVYFNSGLAYLLNRLFGEKHCVAGPSALIGASNFFELAVAAAISLFGFSSGAALATVVGVLVEVPVMLSVVAIVNRSKGWYERGTGEARASEGETAG, from the coding sequence ATGTCCATATTCGAACGCTTTCTGACTCTCTGGGTGGCCCTCTGCATCATTGCGGGCGTGGCGCTCGGCCATTTCCTCCCAGGACTTTTCCACGCCATCGGCGCCGCCGAGATCGCCAAGGTCAATATCCCCGTCGCGGTGCTGATCTGGCTCATGATCATCCCGATGCTGCTGAAGATAGATTTCGCCGCTTTGGGCGAAGTCGGCCGTCATTGGCGGGGCATCGGCGTGACGCTGTTCATCAATTGGGCGGTCAAGCCATTCTCCATGGCGCTGCTCGGCTGGCTGTTCATCGGCTGGGTGTTTCGTGAGCACCTGCCGGCGGATCAGATCGATTCCTATATTGCCGGCCTGATCATTCTCGCCGCCGCGCCTTGCACAGCCATGGTGTTCGTGTGGTCTAATCTCACCAAGGGCGAGCCGCACTTCACCCTGTCGCAGGTCGCGTTGAACGATGCGATCATGGTGGTGGCCTTCGCGCCGATCGTCGCTTTGCTGCTCGGACTTTCGGCGATCACGGTCCCATGGGATACGCTCGCTCTCTCCGTCGGCCTCTATATCGTCATTCCCGTCGTCATCGCCCAGCTTGTCCGCCGCGGCCTTCTGGCGTCCGGCGGGCAGGTGGCGCTCGACAGTCTGCTCAAGACACTGCAGCCATTGTCGCTCTTGGCCCTTCTTGCCACTCTGGTCCTGCTGTTCGGCTTTCAGGGCGAGCAGATCATCGCGCAGCCGCTGGTCATCGCGATGCTGGCGGTGCCGATCCTGATCCAGGTTTATTTCAACTCGGGCCTTGCCTATCTTCTCAACCGGCTGTTCGGCGAAAAGCACTGCGTGGCCGGTCCATCGGCCTTGATCGGCGCTTCCAATTTCTTCGAGCTGGCTGTTGCAGCGGCGATCAGCCTGTTCGGCTTCAGCTCGGGTGCGGCGCTGGCAACCGTGGTCGGCGTGCTGGTCGAAGTGCCGGTCATGCTTTCTGTCGTCGCGATCGTCAACCGTTCCAAAGGTTGGTACGAGCGCGGCACCGGCGAGGCGCGTGCAAGCGAAGGCGAAACCGCGGGTTGA
- the arsN2 gene encoding arsenic resistance N-acetyltransferase ArsN2 yields the protein MAEGATVPVLLPVEGSAPDLREALAVEGLPTGDLTEQGRRFFRVMRNGATVGFAGYELFGENALLRSIVITPDNKGKGLGEATLRHLIDKAKEEGARQGYLLTISAAPYFERLGFSRIDRAVAPKAIMNSMQAASLCPASAIILTKPFSS from the coding sequence GTGGCCGAGGGAGCGACGGTGCCGGTACTGCTGCCTGTCGAGGGATCCGCGCCTGACCTCCGAGAAGCGCTCGCTGTTGAGGGGCTGCCCACCGGCGATCTCACGGAGCAGGGGCGGAGATTCTTCCGCGTGATGCGGAACGGCGCGACGGTCGGATTCGCCGGCTATGAGCTCTTCGGTGAGAATGCCTTGCTGCGCTCGATCGTGATCACACCCGACAACAAGGGCAAGGGATTAGGCGAGGCCACGCTCCGACACCTGATCGACAAGGCGAAGGAGGAGGGCGCCCGGCAGGGCTATCTCCTGACGATCTCGGCGGCACCCTACTTCGAGAGACTGGGCTTTTCGCGCATCGACCGGGCCGTCGCGCCCAAGGCCATCATGAACAGCATGCAAGCCGCCTCTCTCTGCCCGGCATCGGCGATCATCCTCACCAAACCCTTCTCGTCCTGA
- a CDS encoding helix-turn-helix transcriptional regulator, with product MDEGQAQIAFAALSQETRLRILRMLVVAGPDGLAAGSIAAKAEVSASNVSFHLKELERAGLVAARRDARSIIYSAEYDALSGLIRFLMEDCCSGHPEICAPILTAATCCAPTKDRIQ from the coding sequence ATGGATGAAGGTCAAGCCCAGATTGCCTTTGCGGCCTTGTCGCAGGAAACGCGGCTGCGCATCCTGCGCATGCTGGTCGTCGCCGGCCCGGACGGACTTGCGGCGGGCAGCATTGCCGCGAAAGCCGAAGTGAGTGCCTCTAATGTCTCCTTCCATCTCAAGGAGCTGGAACGGGCAGGCCTTGTCGCGGCACGTCGTGACGCCCGCTCGATCATCTACAGCGCCGAGTATGATGCGCTGAGCGGTCTTATCCGTTTCCTTATGGAAGACTGCTGCTCCGGCCATCCCGAAATCTGCGCACCAATCCTCACCGCCGCCACATGCTGCGCGCCCACCAAGGACCGCATCCAATGA
- a CDS encoding DUF6428 family protein, with product MTTLGNEQMARSAPVPEEMTIGELLAALAGHAASPLAFRYDGKLTQRGYHVTEVKAGTFAALDCGANPEAWTEIFIQLWDVNDAPQQMTAGKFAAIIRKVTEHVSLDHGAKLTFEVSDGSRPMQLHCAASPVTTDGKIVVELSPRPASCKPRDRWLAEQERNASSCCEPRRSACCA from the coding sequence ATGACGACCCTTGGCAATGAGCAAATGGCGCGGTCAGCGCCGGTACCCGAAGAAATGACCATCGGCGAATTGCTTGCCGCGCTGGCCGGCCATGCGGCAAGCCCTCTCGCCTTTCGCTACGACGGCAAGCTCACCCAACGCGGCTACCATGTGACAGAGGTCAAGGCCGGCACATTCGCCGCCCTCGATTGCGGCGCCAATCCCGAGGCGTGGACGGAGATATTCATCCAGCTGTGGGACGTAAACGATGCGCCGCAGCAGATGACGGCCGGCAAGTTTGCGGCGATCATTCGCAAGGTCACCGAGCACGTTTCTCTCGACCACGGCGCGAAGCTGACCTTCGAAGTCAGCGACGGATCGCGCCCGATGCAGCTTCATTGCGCCGCCAGCCCCGTCACGACGGACGGCAAAATCGTGGTCGAACTCTCGCCGCGCCCGGCCAGTTGCAAGCCGCGGGATCGCTGGCTGGCCGAACAGGAAAGGAATGCATCAAGCTGCTGCGAACCTCGCCGATCAGCGTGCTGCGCGTGA
- a CDS encoding DMT family transporter, translated as MVRHSSRLPPAALLIAACALWGAATVLSKALLASIPPVTLLVLQLAPSALALWIVAAAAARPIPARAHLVPLALLGILNPGISYTLSLMGVARIPAGVSTVLWAAEPLMILGLAALVLGEAITWRLLLTMLIGAVGVGFVADLGGALGDLGGDAAGTLLLLGAVLCCAFYTVFSRKLGEFVDPSVTVAIQQTAGLAWALALLSAGTQYGSPADIAALPPGLLAAAAVSGLLYYAAAYWLYITALKSVPAAIAGSYFNIIPIFGVGLAYVFLGETLTLLQGLGAAAILISGYMLVRLTSGAGEETRVAADVTLTRKIE; from the coding sequence ATGGTCCGTCATTCATCTCGCCTGCCACCCGCCGCCCTCCTGATCGCGGCTTGCGCCCTGTGGGGCGCCGCAACTGTCTTGAGTAAGGCGCTGCTTGCGTCGATTCCTCCTGTCACCCTGCTTGTCCTGCAACTGGCGCCGAGCGCGCTCGCGCTGTGGATCGTCGCAGCCGCGGCAGCACGCCCGATTCCTGCCAGAGCGCATCTCGTTCCGCTCGCTTTGCTGGGAATCCTCAATCCGGGAATATCCTACACGCTGAGCCTGATGGGCGTAGCCCGTATTCCAGCCGGCGTTTCAACCGTGCTGTGGGCGGCCGAGCCCTTGATGATCCTGGGACTCGCCGCACTGGTTCTCGGCGAAGCGATCACCTGGCGGTTGCTGCTCACGATGCTGATCGGCGCGGTCGGAGTAGGCTTCGTCGCCGATCTGGGCGGTGCCCTGGGTGACCTGGGCGGCGATGCGGCGGGAACCCTGCTCTTGCTGGGAGCTGTGCTTTGCTGCGCTTTCTACACGGTGTTCTCACGAAAGCTCGGTGAGTTTGTCGATCCGTCCGTTACCGTCGCGATCCAGCAGACCGCAGGTCTTGCCTGGGCGCTTGCCCTGCTCTCCGCTGGTACGCAATACGGATCTCCAGCGGACATAGCGGCGCTGCCGCCCGGACTGCTCGCCGCGGCCGCGGTCTCTGGACTTCTCTACTACGCGGCGGCCTATTGGCTCTACATAACGGCCTTGAAATCGGTTCCTGCCGCCATCGCCGGCAGCTACTTCAATATCATCCCGATCTTTGGCGTCGGGCTCGCCTACGTCTTCCTTGGCGAAACATTGACACTCCTGCAGGGTCTCGGCGCAGCAGCGATTTTGATATCGGGCTATATGCTGGTGCGGCTGACGAGCGGTGCCGGGGAGGAGACGCGAGTGGCGGCCGATGTGACGCTCACCCGGAAGATCGAGTAA
- a CDS encoding threonine/serine dehydratase, which translates to MNIPTPADILAAADQLAPYLGRPTPLYRSAALSELLDADVWLKVETTGPIASFKLRGALNALLMASGKPASAVTASTGNHGQGVAYAARLLGLGSDIFVPEGCVAEKLAAIRRFGGRLFIGGSDIDAAKENARHHAAETGGEFVDDGESGPLIAGAATAGLEIGQGLADIDAVLVPMGSGSLAAGTGLGVKIHQPQARVWAVQSEGAPAMVDSYHARRPVERDIHTIGDCIVCRVPAKLALAGLLESVDDAFLVPEASLLPAVQTAAIAGRVLVEPGAAAGLAGAWHRRDQIKGRRIVILLTGANGSAALLQQAMAGPDLRNFTRSSG; encoded by the coding sequence ATGAATATTCCTACCCCAGCCGATATCCTAGCGGCCGCCGACCAGCTGGCCCCTTACCTCGGGCGGCCGACCCCCTTGTACCGGTCCGCCGCTCTGTCCGAGCTGCTTGACGCCGATGTCTGGCTCAAGGTCGAAACAACCGGGCCGATCGCCTCGTTCAAACTGCGCGGTGCGCTCAATGCGCTGCTGATGGCTTCCGGGAAGCCGGCTTCGGCCGTCACGGCCTCGACCGGCAATCACGGCCAGGGCGTGGCCTATGCCGCGCGCCTCCTCGGACTCGGCTCGGATATCTTCGTGCCCGAGGGCTGCGTCGCCGAAAAGCTCGCCGCGATCCGGCGCTTCGGCGGCCGGCTTTTCATCGGTGGGAGCGATATCGACGCCGCCAAGGAAAATGCCCGCCACCATGCTGCCGAAACCGGCGGCGAATTCGTCGATGACGGCGAGAGCGGCCCGCTCATCGCCGGCGCGGCGACCGCCGGGCTCGAGATCGGGCAGGGGCTCGCCGATATCGATGCGGTGCTGGTGCCGATGGGCAGCGGCTCGCTCGCAGCCGGCACCGGGCTTGGTGTGAAGATCCACCAGCCGCAAGCAAGGGTCTGGGCGGTGCAGTCCGAAGGCGCTCCGGCGATGGTCGACAGCTATCATGCGCGCCGTCCCGTTGAGCGGGACATTCACACCATCGGCGACTGCATCGTCTGCCGGGTGCCCGCCAAGCTGGCGCTGGCAGGTCTGCTGGAGTCGGTCGACGATGCGTTCCTGGTGCCGGAAGCCTCGCTGCTGCCGGCGGTCCAGACTGCCGCCATCGCCGGACGCGTCCTGGTCGAGCCCGGCGCGGCGGCTGGCCTTGCCGGCGCCTGGCACCGGCGCGACCAGATCAAGGGCAGGCGCATCGTGATCCTGCTGACCGGCGCCAATGGCTCGGCCGCGCTCTTGCAACAGGCGATGGCTGGGCCGGACCTGCGGAACTTTACTCGATCTTCCGGGTGA
- a CDS encoding tetratricopeptide repeat protein, with the protein MPAEPPVKCPPADLLQAAEAGNAEAQCDLGRWYAEHQHDTPYSRMWFRCAADQGLPRAMHILGVVALYAGDSELAIEWFRKAAAANWQYSFYPLGRLLEESGDLDGAYEAYDRGARLDCADSRGGLCQLIVNHSIESHYAIALHLTKADAEKGCRSAQARLALIYQDGLGVELDSHAAFSWWLKSAEQGHPVAQLVVGYAYHNGEYLERDHAAAVRFLMASAAQGSDLAKNYLRNISEELTTAERQKLQELDATRH; encoded by the coding sequence ATGCCCGCCGAGCCACCAGTCAAGTGTCCGCCGGCCGATCTGCTGCAAGCGGCGGAAGCAGGTAACGCCGAGGCTCAGTGCGATCTCGGCCGATGGTATGCGGAGCACCAGCACGACACGCCCTATTCCCGCATGTGGTTCAGATGCGCGGCCGATCAGGGCCTGCCCAGAGCGATGCATATTCTCGGCGTCGTGGCGCTCTATGCGGGTGACTCCGAGCTTGCGATTGAATGGTTCAGGAAGGCCGCTGCCGCCAACTGGCAATACTCCTTCTACCCGCTGGGCAGGCTGCTCGAGGAAAGCGGGGACCTGGACGGTGCATATGAGGCATACGACCGGGGCGCGCGTCTTGACTGCGCAGACTCACGGGGCGGCCTATGCCAGCTCATCGTCAACCACAGTATCGAGTCCCACTATGCGATCGCCCTCCACCTGACCAAAGCAGACGCCGAGAAGGGCTGTCGGTCCGCACAAGCGCGGCTGGCCTTGATCTATCAAGACGGGCTTGGCGTCGAGCTCGATTCCCATGCAGCGTTTTCGTGGTGGCTCAAGTCGGCGGAACAAGGACATCCCGTCGCACAGCTTGTAGTCGGATACGCTTACCATAACGGGGAGTACTTGGAACGCGATCATGCGGCGGCCGTGCGGTTCCTCATGGCGAGTGCCGCCCAGGGCAGCGATCTCGCCAAGAACTATCTACGCAACATAAGTGAGGAGCTCACGACGGCGGAGAGGCAAAAACTCCAGGAACTCGACGCGACCAGACACTGA
- a CDS encoding SDR family NAD(P)-dependent oxidoreductase, protein MIRFDGQVALVTGAGRGIGRAYAALLAERGATVIIQDIGAGSDGRGGDPAIAEAAARDLRRRGGLAFGESSGIDTRNECHSLVERIVAQHGRLDVLIHNAGWVGYQRIAELDEEFLDRMLVLGVKAPLWLAQPAWPQMKERNYGRILLTTSDRALYPQYVQPGLAAYAAAKIGAVGIANVLANEGTAHGIVVNAISPVAKTRMWGITDEPDELKPAEIAPGAIYLVSPECREGGWILRASNGQFHATRLLEADGVSYPRDLRAIRAASPEEVAQSWRRIAVVAVEGRAS, encoded by the coding sequence ATGATCAGATTCGACGGACAAGTGGCGCTTGTCACCGGCGCCGGCCGCGGCATCGGGCGTGCATATGCGGCTCTGCTGGCCGAGCGGGGAGCGACGGTCATCATTCAGGATATTGGTGCCGGCAGCGATGGCAGAGGCGGTGATCCGGCGATCGCCGAAGCCGCGGCGCGGGATCTGCGCAGGCGCGGCGGCCTTGCATTCGGCGAGAGCAGCGGCATCGACACACGGAATGAATGCCACAGTCTCGTCGAGCGGATCGTCGCGCAGCATGGCCGTCTCGATGTGCTGATCCATAATGCCGGTTGGGTCGGTTATCAGCGGATCGCGGAACTGGATGAGGAATTCCTCGACCGCATGCTGGTGCTCGGTGTGAAGGCGCCTTTGTGGCTCGCCCAGCCGGCCTGGCCGCAGATGAAGGAAAGGAATTACGGTCGGATCCTGCTTACGACCTCGGATCGCGCGCTCTATCCGCAATATGTGCAGCCGGGGCTCGCCGCCTATGCGGCCGCCAAGATCGGCGCCGTCGGCATCGCCAATGTGCTGGCCAATGAAGGGACGGCTCATGGCATCGTCGTCAATGCGATCTCGCCGGTCGCGAAGACCAGGATGTGGGGCATCACAGATGAGCCCGACGAACTCAAGCCTGCCGAGATTGCCCCGGGCGCGATCTATCTCGTATCGCCCGAATGCCGGGAGGGCGGCTGGATTTTGCGTGCGAGCAACGGCCAGTTTCACGCCACGCGGCTCCTCGAAGCCGATGGGGTGAGCTATCCGCGTGATCTCAGAGCTATCCGGGCTGCGAGTCCGGAAGAGGTGGCGCAGTCCTGGCGCCGGATCGCCGTGGTGGCGGTGGAAGGGCGCGCTAGCTAG